One Sodalis praecaptivus DNA segment encodes these proteins:
- the nlpD gene encoding murein hydrolase activator NlpD — MGSPKCAWRRVAVCAMASMWLAGCANNETSAPISSVGGGNDAGGYSGNAATVESAPQLGQPRAAAAVSGGAQSQVNVSPQGNIVYNRSYDNIQKGSYSGATYQVKRGDTLFYIAWITGNDYRDLAQRNNIPEPYSLNVGQTLQVGNGTTPITGNAPAGTVLASNANQANTGVVVAPVPTANTPLTESSVDSNKNNGYSESSSKQSVGKMLPSSNGKMLPTAGTVATTTAPVAAPSTAPAATASGSTAITGWRWPTDGKIIDNFSAAEGGNKGVDISGSRGQPILATANGRVVYAGNALRGYGNLIIIKHNDDYLSAYAHNDTMLVREQQEVRAGQKIATMGSTGTSTTRLHFEIRYKGKSVNPLRYLPQR; from the coding sequence ATGGGAAGCCCGAAGTGCGCGTGGCGCCGCGTTGCGGTCTGTGCCATGGCGAGTATGTGGCTGGCGGGATGCGCCAACAATGAAACCAGCGCACCGATAAGCAGCGTGGGCGGCGGTAACGACGCCGGCGGCTACAGCGGCAATGCCGCCACCGTCGAGAGTGCGCCGCAGCTGGGCCAGCCGCGCGCAGCGGCCGCGGTCAGCGGGGGTGCGCAGAGCCAGGTGAATGTCTCCCCACAAGGAAATATTGTTTACAATAGGAGCTATGACAACATTCAGAAAGGGTCCTATTCCGGCGCGACGTATCAGGTAAAACGTGGCGATACGCTGTTCTATATCGCCTGGATTACTGGAAACGACTACCGGGATTTGGCGCAAAGGAACAATATCCCGGAACCTTACAGTCTCAACGTAGGTCAGACTTTGCAGGTAGGTAACGGAACCACGCCGATTACCGGCAATGCGCCGGCGGGAACCGTCCTGGCGTCCAACGCCAATCAGGCCAATACCGGCGTCGTGGTAGCGCCCGTTCCTACCGCGAATACACCATTGACAGAATCAAGTGTTGATTCTAATAAAAACAATGGTTATTCTGAAAGTTCAAGTAAACAGAGTGTAGGGAAAATGTTGCCATCATCCAATGGCAAAATGTTACCTACCGCCGGCACCGTTGCTACCACAACCGCGCCGGTTGCAGCACCCAGCACGGCACCAGCCGCTACGGCGTCTGGCAGCACGGCAATCACCGGTTGGCGTTGGCCGACGGATGGGAAGATCATTGATAACTTTTCCGCCGCAGAAGGCGGTAACAAAGGGGTTGATATCTCCGGTTCCCGAGGACAGCCAATTTTGGCGACCGCCAACGGCAGAGTGGTTTATGCCGGCAACGCCTTGCGGGGATACGGTAATCTCATCATTATCAAACACAATGATGATTACTTGAGCGCCTACGCCCACAACGATACGATGCTGGTCCGAGAACAACAAGAAGTCAGGGCGGGGCAAAAAATCGCTACCATGGGTAGCACCGGAACCAGCACAACCAGATTGCATTTTGAAATTCGTTACAAGGGGAAATCCGTAAACCCGCTGCGTTATCTTCCGCAGCGATAA
- a CDS encoding protein-L-isoaspartate(D-aspartate) O-methyltransferase yields MVDGRTQTLLAQLRQQGIRDERLLQAMEAVPRERFIDEAFEHKAYDNTALPIGLGQTISQPYIVARMTELLALRPESRVLEIGTGSGYQTAILAHLVKHVCSVERIKKLQWQAKRRLKLLDLHNISTRHGDGWQGWPSRGPFDAIIVTAAPPEIPQALMAQLDDGGVMVLPVGEEQQHLTRVRRKGGEFVVDTVEAVRFVPLVKGELA; encoded by the coding sequence ATGGTAGACGGACGCACGCAGACGTTGCTGGCGCAGCTGCGTCAGCAAGGCATCCGCGATGAACGCCTGCTACAGGCGATGGAGGCGGTGCCGCGCGAACGTTTTATCGACGAGGCTTTCGAGCATAAAGCCTACGATAACACCGCGCTGCCCATCGGGCTCGGGCAAACCATTTCCCAACCTTATATCGTGGCGCGTATGACCGAGCTGCTGGCGCTACGGCCGGAATCGCGGGTGCTGGAAATCGGCACCGGCTCCGGCTATCAGACCGCCATTCTGGCCCATTTGGTGAAGCACGTCTGTTCGGTGGAGCGGATCAAAAAATTGCAGTGGCAGGCTAAGCGCCGGCTGAAACTGCTTGATTTACATAATATCTCTACCCGTCACGGCGACGGTTGGCAGGGCTGGCCGTCACGCGGGCCGTTTGACGCCATCATCGTGACGGCGGCGCCGCCGGAAATTCCCCAGGCGCTGATGGCGCAACTGGATGATGGCGGCGTGATGGTGCTGCCGGTCGGCGAAGAGCAGCAGCATTTGACGCGGGTGCGGCGCAAGGGCGGGGAGTTCGTGGTTGACACCGTGGAGGCAGTCCGATTCGTGCCGCTGGTGAAAGGTGAACTGGCCTGA
- the surE gene encoding 5'/3'-nucleotidase SurE, which yields MRILLSNDDGIRAPGIQQLAVALRQLATVQIVAPDRDRSGASNSLTLDAPLRTQTQPNGDIAILSGTPTDCVYLGVNALMRPGPDIVVSGINAGPNLGDDVIYSGTVAAAMEGRHLGYPALAVSLDGSRHFATAAAVTCRLLRALTRAPLRTGKILNVNVPDLPLSSIKGCKVTRCGSRHPASEVIRQTDPRGREMLWIGPPAGSFDEGPGTDFEAVSQGYVSLTPLQVDLTANAALPVLSDWLGDTEGLAPW from the coding sequence ATGCGCATACTTTTAAGCAATGATGATGGCATTCGTGCGCCGGGCATTCAGCAGCTGGCGGTCGCGTTGCGCCAGCTTGCCACCGTGCAGATTGTGGCGCCGGACCGTGACCGCAGCGGCGCGTCCAATTCGCTGACGCTGGACGCGCCGCTGCGCACGCAAACCCAGCCCAACGGCGATATCGCTATCCTCTCCGGCACGCCCACCGATTGCGTCTATCTCGGCGTCAATGCCTTAATGCGTCCCGGCCCGGATATCGTCGTGTCGGGCATTAACGCCGGGCCGAATCTGGGTGATGACGTCATCTATTCCGGCACCGTCGCCGCCGCGATGGAAGGGCGTCATCTGGGCTATCCGGCGCTGGCGGTGTCGCTCGACGGCAGCCGGCATTTCGCCACCGCCGCCGCCGTCACCTGTCGCCTGCTGCGCGCGCTGACCCGCGCGCCGCTGCGCACCGGCAAGATCCTCAATGTCAACGTCCCCGACCTGCCGCTATCGTCAATCAAGGGCTGCAAAGTGACCCGCTGCGGCAGCCGTCATCCCGCCAGCGAAGTCATCCGCCAGACGGATCCGCGCGGCCGCGAGATGCTGTGGATCGGCCCCCCGGCCGGCTCGTTTGATGAAGGGCCGGGCACCGATTTCGAGGCCGTCAGTCAGGGCTATGTCTCACTGACGCCGCTACAGGTGGATCTCACCGCCAACGCCGCGCTGCCCGTGCTGAGCGATTGGCTCGGCGATACCGAGGGGCTCGCTCCATGGTAG
- the truD gene encoding tRNA pseudouridine(13) synthase TruD: MDYHRLHWLLGKPAATGRVKAEAADFQVREQLGFAPDGEGEHLLVHLRKTGYNTPDVAEALAAFAGIPARAVSYAGLKDRHAVTEQWFCLHLPGKSDPDFAAFKLAGCTILAAARHRRKLRIGALKGNAFTLTLREISDGEDVEARLKRICDEGVPNYFGHQRFGHQGNNLTLALRWANNALRIKDRSKRSFTLSAARSALFNKVVSQRLAQLGPARLLNGDALQLTGRGSWFVASTAEMPALTARLAARELSLTAPMPGEGALGALDEAEAFEHACLATQPALMALLARERLTPARRALLLQPEGLSWRWQDPATLTLSFSLPAGSYATAVVRELLDAPADIAH; the protein is encoded by the coding sequence CTGGATTATCACCGGCTGCATTGGCTGCTCGGCAAGCCCGCCGCGACCGGTCGCGTGAAGGCCGAGGCGGCGGATTTCCAGGTGCGCGAGCAGCTTGGTTTCGCGCCCGATGGCGAAGGGGAGCACCTGCTGGTGCACCTGCGTAAAACCGGCTACAACACGCCCGACGTCGCCGAAGCGCTGGCGGCGTTCGCCGGCATCCCCGCCCGCGCGGTCAGCTACGCCGGGCTTAAAGATCGCCACGCCGTCACCGAACAGTGGTTTTGCCTGCATCTGCCCGGCAAAAGCGATCCCGACTTCGCGGCCTTTAAACTCGCCGGCTGCACTATCCTCGCCGCCGCCCGCCATCGACGTAAACTGCGTATCGGCGCCCTCAAGGGCAACGCCTTTACCCTGACGCTACGTGAGATAAGCGATGGTGAGGATGTGGAGGCGCGGCTGAAACGCATTTGCGATGAAGGGGTGCCAAACTATTTCGGCCATCAGCGCTTTGGTCATCAGGGCAATAATCTGACGCTAGCGCTGCGCTGGGCGAATAACGCCTTGCGCATCAAAGACCGCAGCAAACGCAGCTTTACGCTTTCTGCCGCCCGCAGCGCGTTGTTCAATAAGGTGGTCAGCCAACGCTTGGCGCAGTTGGGGCCGGCGCGTCTATTGAACGGGGACGCCCTGCAATTGACCGGCCGGGGTAGTTGGTTTGTGGCAAGCACCGCGGAGATGCCGGCGTTGACCGCGCGGCTGGCGGCGAGGGAGCTCTCCCTAACGGCGCCGATGCCGGGGGAGGGCGCACTGGGCGCCCTTGACGAAGCCGAGGCGTTTGAACACGCCTGCCTCGCGACGCAGCCGGCGCTGATGGCGTTGCTGGCGCGTGAACGGCTAACGCCCGCGCGGCGCGCGCTGCTGCTTCAGCCAGAAGGGTTAAGCTGGCGCTGGCAAGATCCCGCGACGCTGACGCTTTCTTTCAGCCTGCCTGCCGGCAGTTATGCCACAGCGGTAGTGCGTGAATTGCTGGACGCTCCCGCCGATATCGCCCACTAG
- the ispF gene encoding 2-C-methyl-D-erythritol 2,4-cyclodiphosphate synthase, whose translation MRIGHGFDVHQFGGEGPLIIGGVRIPYPQGLLAHSDGDVALHAATDALLGAAALGDIGKLFPDTDPVYKGADSRALLREAWRRIVAKGYRLGNLDITLIVQAPKMAPHIPQMRVHIAEDLGCHMDDINVKATTTERLGFTGRGEGIACEAVALLVRTA comes from the coding sequence ATGCGTATCGGACACGGTTTCGACGTGCACCAGTTCGGCGGCGAAGGCCCGCTTATTATCGGCGGTGTGCGTATCCCTTATCCGCAGGGTCTGCTGGCGCATTCCGATGGCGATGTGGCGCTGCACGCTGCGACCGATGCCCTGCTGGGCGCCGCCGCCCTCGGCGATATCGGCAAATTATTTCCCGATACCGATCCGGTCTACAAAGGGGCCGACAGCCGCGCGCTATTGCGCGAAGCCTGGCGGCGGATTGTGGCCAAAGGGTATCGTCTTGGCAACTTGGACATCACCCTTATCGTTCAGGCGCCGAAGATGGCGCCGCACATCCCGCAAATGCGCGTGCATATCGCCGAAGATCTCGGCTGCCATATGGATGATATCAACGTCAAGGCGACCACCACCGAACGGCTGGGCTTTACCGGCCGCGGCGAAGGCATCGCCTGCGAGGCGGTAGCGCTACTGGTGCGAACGGCATGA
- the ispD gene encoding 2-C-methyl-D-erythritol 4-phosphate cytidylyltransferase, whose product MTLSVGPVPDVIAILPAAGIGSRMQTALPKQYLTIGDKTLLEHAIDALLRQPCIREAIVAISPADRWYHQLPVAADPRVHVVTGGEARADSVMAALRRVRTASWVLVHDAARPCLHQDDLRRLLAITAHTEVGGLLASPVRDTMKRARAGTDIIASTVERQDLWHALTPQLFARDLLKNCLERALAEGATVTDEASALEHCGYAPLLVPGRADNIKVTRPEDLALARFFFSQLANTESA is encoded by the coding sequence ATGACCTTATCAGTGGGGCCTGTCCCTGACGTAATCGCTATACTGCCGGCGGCCGGAATCGGCAGCCGTATGCAGACCGCCTTGCCCAAACAATATCTCACCATCGGCGACAAAACCCTGCTTGAGCACGCGATCGACGCGCTGCTGCGCCAACCCTGCATCCGCGAGGCGATCGTGGCGATAAGTCCCGCGGATCGCTGGTATCACCAACTTCCGGTGGCTGCCGACCCGCGGGTACACGTGGTCACCGGCGGCGAAGCGCGCGCCGATTCGGTGATGGCCGCGCTGCGCCGCGTGCGCACGGCGTCCTGGGTGCTGGTGCATGACGCCGCGCGTCCCTGCCTGCATCAAGACGATTTGCGCCGCCTGCTGGCGATCACCGCGCACACCGAGGTGGGCGGGCTGCTGGCGTCGCCGGTGCGCGACACCATGAAACGCGCGCGTGCCGGTACCGACATTATCGCCAGCACCGTTGAGCGCCAGGATTTATGGCATGCGCTAACCCCACAGCTGTTCGCGCGCGATCTGCTGAAAAACTGCTTGGAGCGGGCGCTGGCGGAAGGCGCGACGGTGACCGATGAAGCCTCGGCGCTGGAGCATTGCGGCTACGCGCCGCTGCTGGTGCCGGGGCGCGCGGATAACATCAAAGTGACCCGCCCGGAAGATTTGGCGTTGGCCCGCTTCTTTTTTTCTCAATTGGCTAATACGGAGAGCGCGTAA
- the ftsB gene encoding cell division protein FtsB — protein MGKLTLLLLVLLGWLQYSLWLGKNGVHDLVRVESDVAAQQSNNAQLKARNDQLFAEIDDLNGGQEAIEERSRNELGMIKPGETFYRLVPEQAKRQPAAPATQDNQ, from the coding sequence ATGGGAAAACTTACGCTGCTATTATTAGTATTGCTTGGCTGGTTGCAGTATTCACTGTGGCTGGGTAAAAACGGCGTGCACGATTTGGTGCGCGTTGAGAGCGACGTCGCGGCACAACAAAGCAATAACGCGCAGCTCAAAGCGCGCAACGATCAGCTGTTCGCCGAAATTGACGATCTCAACGGTGGCCAGGAAGCTATCGAGGAGCGCTCACGCAACGAGCTTGGCATGATTAAGCCGGGCGAGACCTTCTATCGCCTGGTACCGGAGCAGGCGAAACGGCAGCCGGCGGCGCCCGCAACGCAAGACAATCAATAA
- a CDS encoding DUF3561 family protein, with the protein MPNVTEIKRALPFKFSLAPDRALRRDEPPYALWGGIAGFIFYWLAFAVPILQFGANALFFLLYTWPFFLALLPVCVLVGVVFSVLLGGKLWLTVLVTGLSVFCLFWLVFTFLSGW; encoded by the coding sequence ATGCCGAACGTTACCGAGATAAAACGCGCTCTTCCTTTCAAATTCAGCCTAGCGCCTGACCGTGCGCTTCGCCGGGATGAGCCGCCATACGCCCTGTGGGGCGGCATCGCCGGGTTTATCTTTTACTGGCTGGCTTTTGCCGTGCCTATCCTGCAATTTGGTGCCAATGCCCTGTTTTTCCTGCTCTACACCTGGCCGTTTTTTCTGGCGCTGCTGCCGGTGTGCGTGTTGGTGGGGGTAGTCTTTAGCGTGCTGCTCGGCGGCAAATTATGGCTGACGGTGCTGGTCACCGGCCTGTCGGTGTTCTGCCTGTTCTGGCTGGTATTTACCTTTCTCTCGGGGTGGTAA
- the cysC gene encoding adenylyl-sulfate kinase, protein MAADAGLPLNENVVWHPHPVTRQDREALHKHQGAVLWFTGLSGSGKSTLAGALEQALHQRGVSTYLLDGDNVRHGLCRDLGFSDDDRRENIRRVGEVARLMVDAGLIVLTAFISPHRAERQLVRDMLPAGRFIEVFVDTPLAVCEARDPKGLYQKARAGELRNFTGIDAVYEAPQRPDLHLDGEQLVTNLTGRLLDLLDERVIIES, encoded by the coding sequence ATGGCCGCCGACGCCGGGCTTCCGCTTAATGAAAATGTGGTGTGGCACCCGCACCCGGTGACCCGCCAGGATCGCGAGGCATTGCATAAACACCAGGGCGCGGTGCTGTGGTTTACCGGTCTGTCCGGTTCGGGGAAATCCACCCTGGCCGGCGCGCTGGAGCAGGCGCTGCATCAGCGGGGCGTCAGTACGTATTTGTTGGACGGCGATAACGTGCGCCACGGCCTGTGCCGCGATCTGGGCTTCAGCGATGATGACCGACGCGAGAATATCCGCCGGGTGGGCGAGGTGGCGCGGCTGATGGTGGACGCCGGCCTTATTGTGCTGACGGCCTTCATTTCCCCCCACCGCGCCGAGCGGCAGCTGGTGCGCGATATGCTGCCCGCCGGCCGCTTTATCGAAGTGTTTGTCGATACGCCGCTGGCCGTTTGCGAGGCGCGCGATCCGAAAGGGTTATACCAAAAAGCCCGCGCCGGCGAGCTGCGTAATTTCACCGGTATCGACGCGGTGTACGAGGCGCCGCAGCGGCCGGATTTGCATCTGGACGGCGAACAATTGGTAACAAATTTGACCGGCCGATTATTAGATCTGCTGGATGAGCGCGTTATTATCGAGTCCTGA
- the cysN gene encoding sulfate adenylyltransferase subunit CysN — protein MNNAIAQQIAEQGGVEAYLHAQQHKSLLRFLTCGSVDDGKSTLIGRLLHDTRQIYEDQLSTLHTDSKRLGTQGDKLDLALLVDGLQAEREQGITIDVAYRYFSTEKRKFIIADTPGHEQYTRNMATGASTCDLAILLIDARKGVLDQTRRHSFISTLLGIRHLVVAVNKMDLVAFDQQVFECIRQDYLRFAEQLPVDLNITFVPLSALEGDNVAAPATHMPWYAGPTLLDVLETVEVVNLNERQPMRFPVQYVNRPNLDFRGYAGTVAAGVVRVGQAVQVLPSGVTSTISRIVTFDGDLTEAWAGEAVTLVLADEVDISRGDLLVDASETLPAVQNAQVDVVWMTDQPLVAGQSFDIKIAGKKTRARVDNIQYQVDINTLTQRVADSLPLNGIGLVELAFDEPMILDKYADNPTTGGMIFIDRLSNVTVGAGMVRQPLEDVYREPGTYGEFELALNALVRRHFPHWGARDLLGGK, from the coding sequence ATGAACAATGCCATAGCCCAACAAATCGCCGAGCAGGGCGGGGTAGAAGCGTATCTGCACGCCCAGCAGCATAAAAGCCTGCTGCGTTTTTTGACCTGCGGCAGCGTCGATGACGGCAAAAGCACCCTGATAGGCCGCCTGCTGCACGATACCCGACAAATCTACGAAGATCAGCTATCGACGCTGCACACCGATAGCAAGCGCCTCGGCACCCAGGGCGACAAGCTGGATCTGGCGCTGCTGGTGGACGGTCTGCAGGCCGAGCGCGAGCAGGGCATCACTATTGATGTCGCCTATCGTTATTTTTCGACCGAAAAACGCAAATTTATCATTGCCGACACGCCGGGCCATGAACAATACACCCGCAATATGGCCACCGGCGCCTCGACCTGCGACCTGGCCATCCTGCTTATCGATGCGCGCAAAGGGGTGCTGGACCAGACCCGGCGCCACAGCTTTATCAGCACCCTGTTAGGCATCCGCCATTTGGTGGTGGCGGTGAACAAAATGGATCTGGTGGCGTTCGACCAGCAGGTATTCGAGTGTATCCGCCAGGATTATCTGCGCTTCGCCGAACAGTTACCGGTGGATTTGAACATCACTTTTGTGCCGCTGTCGGCGCTGGAGGGCGATAACGTCGCCGCACCGGCCACCCACATGCCCTGGTATGCCGGCCCCACGCTCTTGGACGTGCTGGAAACGGTGGAGGTGGTCAACCTAAACGAGCGGCAGCCGATGCGCTTCCCGGTGCAGTACGTCAACCGACCCAATCTGGATTTTCGCGGCTACGCCGGTACCGTGGCGGCGGGCGTCGTGCGCGTGGGGCAGGCGGTACAGGTGCTGCCGTCCGGCGTAACCTCCACTATCAGCCGCATCGTGACCTTCGACGGCGATTTGACGGAGGCCTGGGCCGGCGAAGCGGTTACGCTGGTCCTGGCGGATGAGGTGGACATCAGCCGCGGCGATCTGCTGGTGGACGCCAGCGAGACGCTGCCGGCGGTGCAAAACGCCCAGGTGGATGTGGTGTGGATGACCGACCAGCCGCTGGTGGCGGGCCAAAGTTTCGATATCAAGATTGCCGGCAAGAAAACCCGTGCGCGGGTGGACAATATCCAGTATCAGGTGGATATCAATACGCTGACCCAGCGCGTGGCGGACAGTCTGCCGCTAAACGGTATCGGCCTGGTAGAGCTGGCGTTTGATGAACCGATGATCCTGGATAAGTATGCCGATAACCCGACTACCGGCGGCATGATTTTCATCGACAGGTTGAGCAATGTCACCGTCGGCGCCGGCATGGTACGCCAGCCGCTAGAGGACGTTTATCGTGAACCCGGCACCTACGGTGAATTCGAGTTGGCGCTGAACGCGCTGGTGCGGCGCCACTTCCCCCATTGGGGCGCGCGCGACCTGCTGGGAGGTAAATGA
- the cysD gene encoding sulfate adenylyltransferase subunit CysD: MDQQRFTHLRQLEAESIHIIREVAAEFSNPVMMYSIGKDSSVMLHLARKAFHPGKLPFPLLHVDTGWKFREMYAFRDHTAKAYGFELLVHKNPEGVAMGINPFVHGSAKHTDIMKTEGLKQALNQYGFDAAFGGARRDEEKSRAKERIYSFRDRFHRWDPKNQRPELWHNYNGQINKGESIRVFPLSNWTELDIWQYIFLENIEIVPLYLAKKRPVLERDGMLMMVDDDRIDLQPGEVIEQRMVRFRTLGCWPLTGAVASSAQTLPDIIEEMLVSTTSERQGRVIDRDQSGSMEMKKRQGYF, from the coding sequence ATGGATCAACAACGTTTTACCCATCTGCGGCAGCTGGAGGCTGAGAGTATCCATATTATCCGTGAGGTGGCTGCCGAATTCAGCAATCCGGTGATGATGTACTCCATCGGCAAAGACTCGTCCGTGATGCTGCATCTGGCGCGGAAGGCCTTTCATCCCGGCAAACTGCCGTTTCCGCTGCTGCATGTGGATACCGGCTGGAAATTCCGCGAAATGTATGCGTTTCGCGATCACACCGCCAAGGCCTACGGTTTCGAGCTGCTGGTGCATAAAAACCCGGAAGGGGTGGCGATGGGCATCAACCCCTTCGTTCACGGCAGCGCCAAGCATACCGATATCATGAAGACCGAAGGCCTGAAGCAGGCGCTGAATCAATACGGCTTCGATGCCGCCTTTGGCGGCGCCCGGCGCGATGAGGAGAAATCCCGCGCCAAGGAGCGTATTTACTCGTTCCGCGATCGCTTTCATCGCTGGGATCCGAAAAATCAGCGTCCGGAGCTGTGGCACAACTATAACGGTCAGATCAACAAGGGGGAGAGTATTCGCGTGTTCCCGCTCTCCAACTGGACCGAGCTGGATATCTGGCAATACATTTTTCTGGAAAACATCGAAATCGTCCCGCTGTATCTGGCCAAGAAACGGCCCGTGCTGGAGCGCGACGGCATGCTGATGATGGTGGACGATGACCGTATCGACCTACAGCCGGGCGAAGTGATCGAACAGCGCATGGTGCGCTTTCGCACGCTCGGCTGCTGGCCGCTGACCGGCGCGGTGGCGTCGAGCGCGCAGACCCTGCCTGACATTATCGAGGAGATGCTGGTCTCCACCACCAGCGAGCGTCAGGGCCGGGTGATCGATCGCGATCAGTCCGGGTCGATGGAAATGAAAAAGCGTCAGGGTTATTTTTAA
- the cysG gene encoding siroheme synthase CysG yields the protein MEYLPLFADLRRRPVLVVGGGDVAARKIQLLMRAGAQIRVAARALCPALTEIHRAGGLSWLGESFEPAMLDDVFLVIAATDDAALNAQVSQCAEQRHLLANVVDDQPYCSFIFPSIIDRAPIVVAISSGGTAPVLARILREKLESMLPTFLGPMAAMAGAWRGRVKQRIRSMAGRRRFWEKALNGRFASLVAQGRLEQAEQALEQALSADPEHGGEVALVGAGPGDSGLLTLRGLQLMQQADVVLYDYLVSQEILELVRRDADRICVGKRAGEQSMPQQEINRLLVTLAQQGKKVVRLKGGDPFIFGRGGEELQAVAAAGIPFQVVPGITAAAGATAYAGIPLTHREHAQSVTFITGHVRDGADALDWQALARGRQTLAIYMGVVKAAEISSQLIRHGRSAQTPVAVISRGTRSDQYVQTGTLAALDQLAQGAPTPALLVIGEVVALHHEINWFGQQNLAAQKRASVVNLA from the coding sequence GTGGAATATTTACCGCTATTTGCCGATCTCAGGCGACGTCCGGTACTGGTGGTTGGCGGTGGCGATGTTGCCGCGCGCAAAATTCAGCTGTTAATGCGCGCCGGCGCCCAAATCAGAGTGGCGGCGCGGGCGTTATGCCCGGCACTGACGGAAATTCACCGCGCCGGCGGCCTGTCGTGGCTAGGCGAATCGTTTGAACCGGCCATGCTGGACGACGTCTTCCTGGTCATTGCCGCCACCGATGACGCGGCGCTGAACGCCCAGGTCTCGCAGTGCGCGGAACAGCGCCATTTGCTGGCCAACGTGGTGGACGACCAGCCGTACTGCTCATTCATTTTTCCCTCGATTATCGATCGCGCGCCCATCGTGGTGGCCATCTCCTCCGGCGGTACGGCGCCGGTGCTCGCGCGCATCCTGCGCGAGAAACTGGAATCGATGCTGCCGACTTTTCTCGGCCCCATGGCGGCCATGGCGGGCGCCTGGCGCGGTCGGGTAAAACAGCGGATCCGCAGCATGGCCGGCCGCCGCCGGTTTTGGGAGAAAGCGCTCAATGGCCGCTTCGCCAGTCTGGTGGCGCAGGGACGGCTGGAACAGGCCGAGCAAGCGCTGGAGCAGGCTCTTTCTGCCGACCCCGAACACGGAGGCGAGGTGGCGTTGGTCGGCGCCGGTCCCGGCGACAGCGGGCTATTGACGCTGCGCGGACTGCAGCTGATGCAGCAGGCGGATGTGGTGCTGTATGACTACCTGGTAAGCCAAGAGATCCTGGAGCTGGTGCGCCGCGATGCGGATCGGATCTGCGTAGGCAAGCGCGCCGGCGAGCAGTCGATGCCGCAGCAGGAGATCAATCGCCTGCTGGTGACGCTGGCGCAGCAGGGCAAAAAAGTGGTGCGGCTCAAAGGGGGTGATCCTTTTATATTCGGCCGCGGCGGCGAAGAGCTGCAAGCCGTGGCGGCAGCGGGCATCCCTTTTCAAGTGGTGCCCGGCATCACCGCCGCCGCGGGCGCCACCGCCTATGCCGGCATCCCGCTGACCCATCGTGAGCATGCCCAGAGCGTGACTTTTATTACCGGGCATGTGCGCGACGGCGCCGATGCCCTGGATTGGCAGGCGCTGGCGCGCGGGCGTCAGACGCTGGCGATATACATGGGGGTGGTCAAGGCGGCGGAAATCAGCAGCCAGCTCATTCGCCACGGCCGGTCGGCGCAAACCCCGGTGGCGGTGATAAGCCGCGGGACCCGCAGCGACCAGTACGTACAAACGGGGACCCTGGCGGCGCTGGATCAACTGGCGCAGGGGGCGCCGACCCCCGCACTGCTGGTGATAGGCGAAGTGGTCGCCCTTCATCATGAAATCAATTGGTTTGGTCAGCAAAACCTGGCGGCGCAAAAGCGCGCGTCGGTGGTCAATCTGGCGTAA